One stretch of Hydrogenovibrio kuenenii DSM 12350 DNA includes these proteins:
- the ftsW gene encoding putative lipid II flippase FtsW, translated as MNQTDKPLSINRIGDWRELSKQWPIDFWLLGALLILMVLGLTMVASSSVAISEKRFGTTLHYFLRQAFSMGLGVFVAYVVLHVPLSFWQKHRGRIFIVGLILLVLVLGIGREINGSKRWLPLVVMNFQVSEFMKLAVVIFMAGYLNRHANAVRESFEAVMRLAIPFGFMAILLLMEPDFGSTFVIAVVITGMLLIAGAPWRFFVLTVLPMAAILVTMVITSPYRMARVTNFLDPWSDPFGKGYQLTQALIASGRGEWFGVGIGKSVQKLLYLPDAHTDFLFSIYAEEFGLVGVACLILLYLWILFRCFRIGRKAVEQSKVFGGLIAYGVGIWIVLQAIINMGVNLGLFPTKGLTLPFMSYGGSSVLILSIAIALVFRVDYETRYYDTEKKE; from the coding sequence ATGAATCAAACAGATAAGCCGCTTTCCATTAATAGAATAGGCGATTGGCGTGAACTCAGTAAGCAGTGGCCAATTGATTTTTGGTTATTAGGCGCATTGCTAATTTTAATGGTATTGGGCTTAACCATGGTTGCTTCCAGTTCGGTGGCTATTAGTGAAAAGCGTTTCGGCACGACGCTGCACTATTTTCTCCGCCAAGCTTTTTCGATGGGGCTGGGTGTGTTTGTTGCCTATGTCGTATTGCATGTGCCTTTATCTTTTTGGCAAAAGCACCGCGGCAGAATCTTTATTGTTGGTCTAATATTACTGGTTTTGGTGCTAGGCATTGGTCGAGAAATCAATGGTTCAAAGCGTTGGTTACCATTGGTTGTTATGAATTTTCAAGTTTCTGAATTTATGAAACTGGCAGTTGTTATTTTCATGGCGGGTTATCTTAATCGACATGCAAATGCGGTAAGAGAAAGTTTTGAAGCCGTAATGAGGTTGGCAATCCCGTTTGGTTTTATGGCGATATTGCTGTTAATGGAGCCAGATTTCGGAAGTACTTTTGTTATCGCTGTCGTCATTACGGGCATGCTATTAATTGCTGGCGCACCTTGGCGATTTTTTGTATTAACCGTTTTGCCGATGGCTGCCATTCTTGTCACCATGGTTATCACTTCACCCTATCGAATGGCAAGGGTTACGAACTTTTTGGATCCTTGGTCAGACCCTTTTGGAAAAGGTTATCAGTTGACACAAGCGCTTATAGCCAGTGGTCGCGGCGAATGGTTTGGTGTCGGTATCGGAAAATCTGTACAAAAACTCTTGTATTTACCAGATGCACATACTGACTTTTTGTTTTCTATTTATGCAGAAGAATTCGGTCTTGTTGGTGTTGCATGCTTGATTTTGCTCTATCTATGGATTTTATTCCGTTGTTTCAGAATCGGGCGTAAAGCAGTCGAGCAGTCTAAAGTGTTCGGAGGCTTGATTGCATATGGTGTCGGTATCTGGATAGTGCTGCAAGCCATTATCAATATGGGGGTAAATCTTGGATTGTTCCCAACCAAGGGGCTGACATTACCGTTTATGAGTTATGGAGGGAGTAGTGTGCTCATACTTTCCATAGCCATCGCATTGGTTTTTCGTGTTGATTATGAAACTCGCTATTACGACACGGAG